From Salvelinus sp. IW2-2015 linkage group LG18, ASM291031v2, whole genome shotgun sequence, a single genomic window includes:
- the LOC111978091 gene encoding LOW QUALITY PROTEIN: fatty acid synthase-like (The sequence of the model RefSeq protein was modified relative to this genomic sequence to represent the inferred CDS: inserted 2 bases in 1 codon) → MEEIVVAGISGRLPESDNLEEFWENLFNGVDMVTEDDRRWKPGLYGLPKRNGKLKDISRFDAAFFGVHPKQAHTMDPQLRLMLEIAYEAIVDGGLNPTELRGSRTGVYIGVSGSEAGEAFSRDPEELLGYSMTGCQRAMFANRLSYFFDFNGPSTAIDTACSSSLLALENAFNAIRHGHCDSALVGGVNLLLKPNTSVQFMKLGMLSPDGTCKSFDSSGNGYCRSEAAVAVLLTRRSMAKRVYATVLNAGNNTDGYKEQGVTFPSGEMQQRLVRSLYQEVNITPDQVEYIEAHGTGTKVGDPQEVNGIVSVFCQSKRDPLLIGSTKSNMGHPEPASGLSALAKVVLSLERGVWAPNIHYNSPNTDIPALSDGRLRVVNEPIPVRGGIVGINSFGFGGSNVHVILRPPGFDTPKNVKAPPKIASESSPVPRLLQACGRTEEAVSTLLSKGKEHSDNDNFLCLLNEVSGVPTAGMPYRGYALIGSKDDVTEVQKTEATPRPLWYVCSGMGTHWGGMGRSLMQLPEFRESILRSDLALKDTGMCVSSLLMEADESTFEDTIQAFVGLAAIQIAQIDLLQKLGLQPDGIVGHSVGELACGYADGSLSHSEAILAAYWRGRSINEANLPPGGMAAVGLTWAECKAQCPQGVVPACHNAEDTVTISGPAEAVSRFVSELKESGVFAKEVRSAGVAFHSYYMASIAPALLAALKRVIKEPKLRSARWISTSIPQKDWDSPLALYSSAEYHCNNLVSPVLFQEGLSLVPDNAVVVEIAPHALLQAILKRSLKPTCSILPLMRRGHANNLEFFLSHIGKVYMNGINVDSKQLYPPVEYPVPXGTPLISPLVQWDHTQTWDVPKAEDFPAGSGGSTSATIYNIDMNPESPDYYMIGHCIDGRVLYPATGYLVLAWRTLVRSLGVVMETTPVTFEDVTIHRATILPKTGERGMEKGWMKAGEDRFEVSENGNLAVSGKVSILEDSALDSFRSQIGKPVAGDDNDPKLRLTAHDIYKELRLRGYDYGKTFQGILESNNAGDSGKLQWTGNWVTLLDTMLQMIVVGLSGRSLRLPTRIRSVCVDPNIHQERVTDYAEGKKAVDVHVSRCLDNIVAGGVQICGLHATVAPRRQQQQSPPTLEEFVFVPYLETECLSANDKLGDQLKNCKGLIHQLQKKLAPQGVKLSIPGLEGVSGPAVPSPEPSEPGLLRLLSLLCGLELNGNLRSELEQTVEKERGCLLQDSLLHGLLDXPALRHCLDTALENTTPGKITVLEALSSDGRLFSRVVPLLNIQPMLRLDYVATAMTLDLLTPHQTTLDALGVTAAQWDPHQGPVPGGAVGGADLVVCNHAWGPLGARAEVVVENLASGAKEGGFVMLHTLLKGETLAETVAFLTSKDSKANHQRLFSQAEWEKVFSDASLKLVAVRKSVYGSALFLCRRRLPSKQPIFLPVDSMDYQWVDTLKATLAEPSDSPVWLTATQTHSGVVGMVNCLRQEPGGNRIRCAFVSNLCESTVAPTLQPTHSSMRSVLEGDLCMNVFRDGHWGMFRHQLISQDLSEELTEQAYVNVLTRGDLSSLRWIASPLRHFVASSPHVQLCRVYYSALNFRDIMLATGKLPPDAIPGDLALQQCMLGMEFSGRDPSGRRVMGLLPAKGLATCVDADTRFLWDVPDSWTLEQAASVPVVYATAYYSLVVRGRLRPGESVLIHSGSGGVGQAAIAIALSQRCRVFTTVGSAEKRAYLQERFPQLTAESFGNSRDATFEQHVLLHTQGKGVNMVLNSLAEEKLQASLRCLARHGRFLEIGKYDLSNNSPLGMALFLKNVAFHGILLDALFEEGNREWEEVSQLLKEGIVGGVVKPLRTTVFERDQVEEAFRYMAQGKHIGKVQLQVRSEEMGNGTQAVGSPLSLPAICRTFCPASHSYIITGGLGGFGLELAHWLTERGARKLVLTSRSGIRNGYQAKRVREWQGMGVQVLVSTSDVSTQEGAEQLINEACRLGPVGGVFHLAMVLKDGMLENLTPQLFLDVNKPKYNGTLHLDNVTRKMCPDLSYFVAFSSVSCGRGNAGQSNYGYANSAMERVCEQRLHDGLPGLAVQWGAIGDVGVVLETMGGNDVVVGGTLPQRITSCLEVLDRFLCERRPVMSSFVLAERSVVKSEGTGQRDLVEAVAHILGVRDVSSLNADASLADLGLDSLMGVEVRQTLERDYDIVMAMREIRQLTINKLRELSSQPAGTAESRQSPVKKGGVRSLLESDLSLMLVNPDSPTVSRLNEVQSVERPLFLVHPIEGSIAAFRTLTAKLSVPCYGLQCTKAAPLDSIQSLAAYYVECISQVQSEGPYGXRRYSFGACVAFEMCSQLQAQGRTVEYLFLFDGSHSYVAAYTQSYKSKLTPGKESEAETEAMCAFIQQFTGIEYSKLLETLLPLSDLKARVNMAVDLITSSHKNVSKDSLRFAAASFYYKLKAADGYVPATKYHGNVTLLRAKASSDYGDNLGADYKLNEVCDGKVSVHVIEGDHRSFLEGEGVESIRSIIHSSLAEPRISAREG, encoded by the exons ATGGAGGAGATTGTTGTAGCAGGGATATCGGGCCGGCTTCCTGAGTCGGACAACCTGGAGGAATTCTGGGAGAACCTCTTCAATGGGGTTGACATGGTAACAGAAGATGACCGACGGTGGAAGCCAG GTCTGTATGGTCTTCCCAAGAGGAACGGCAAGCTGAAGGATATCAGCCGGTTCGATGCTGCGTTCTTCGGGGTCCATCCCAAACAGGCCCACACCATGGACCCCCAGCTTCGCCTCATGCTGGAGATTGCCTACGAAGCCATTGTAGACGGAG GTCTGAACCCGACAGAGCTGCGTGGCAGCAGGACAGGTGTTTACATTGGGGTGAGCGGCTCGGAGGCGGGCGAGGCCTTCAGCAGAGACCCCGAGGAGTTGCTAGGATACAGCATGACGGGCTGCCAGCGTGCCATGTTTGCAAACCGTCTGTCCTACTTCTTTGACTTCAACG gcCCTAGCACAGCAATCGACACTGCCTGCTCCTCCAGCCTATTGGCTTTGGAGAACGCCTTCAACGCCATTCGCCACGGACACTGTGACTCCGCCCTGGTAGGAGGGGTCAACCTGCTGCTCAAGCCAAACACCTCGGTGCAGTTCATGAAGCTGGGCATGCTCAGTCCGGACGGAACCTGCAAGTCCTTCGACTCCTCAG GAAACGGGTACTGTCGTTCAGAGGCTGCGGTGGCGGTGCTTTTGACCAGACGCTCCATGGCTAAGAGGGTATACGCCACGGTACTCAACGCTGGTAACAACACTGACGGATACAAGGAGCAGG GTGTGACGTTCCCTTCAGGTGAGATGCAGCAGCGGCTGGTACGTTCTCTCTACCAGGAGGTCAACATCACACCTGACCAGGTGGAGTACATAGAGGCCCACGGCACCGGGACcaag GTCGGCGACCCACAGGAAGTGAATGGGATTGTCAGTGTGTTCTGTCAATCAAAGCGTGACCCGCTGCTCATTGGGTCCACCAAGTCCAACATGGGCCACCCGGAGCCCGCCTCTGGCCTGTCTGCTCTGGCCAAG gTCGTGTTGTCTCTGGAGCGAGGTGTGTGGGCTCCCAACATCCACTACAACAGCCCCAACACCGACATCCCTGCCCTTAGTGACGGCCGCCTCCGCGTCGTCAACGAGCCCATACCGGTCCGCGGCGGCATCGTTGGGATCAACTCCTTTGGATTTGGAGGCTCCAACGTTCACGTGATCCTCCGCCCCCCTGGTTTTGACACCCCAAAAAACGTCAAAGCTCCCCCCAAGATTGCCTCTGAGTCCTCTCCAGTACCCAGGCTCCTTCAGGCCTGCGGGCGCACAGAGGAGgctgtctccaccctcctcagcAAGGGGAAGGAACACTCGGACAATGACAACTTCCTGTGTCTGCTGAACGAGGTGTCTGGGGTGCCCACAGCGGGGATGCCCTACAGGGGCTATGCTCTGATTGGCTCCAAGGATGATGTCACAGAGGTGCAGAAGACTGAGGCCACGCCCAGACCACTGTGGTACGTCTGCTCAG GTATGGGCACCCAYTGGGGTGGGATGGGCCGCAGTCTGATGCAGCTGCCAGAGTTCCGGGAGTCCATCTTGCGTTCGGACTTAGCATTGAAGGACACGGGgatgtgtgtgtccagtctgCTCATGGAGGCTGATGAGAGCACCTTCGAGGACACCATCCAAGCCTTCGTAGGCCTCGCTGCCATACAG ATCGCCCAGATTGACCTGCTCCAGAAGCTGGGTCTGCAGCCAGACGGCATTGTGGGCCACAGTGTGGGAGAGCTGGCCTGTGGCTATGCCGACGGATCCCTCAGTCACAGTGAGGCTATCCTGGCAGCATACTGGAGAGGGAGGTCCATTAACGAAGCTAACCTGCCCCCTGGTGGCATGGCTGCAGTCG GTCTGACCTGGGCAGAGTGTAAGGCACAATGTCCCCAGGGTGTGGTTCCAGCCTGTCACAACGCTGAAGACACCGTCACCATCTCTGGCCCTGCG GAGGCAGTGAGTCGGTTTGTATCAGAGCTGAAGGAGAGTGGTGTGTTTGCCAAGGAGGTTCGTAGTGCTGGTGTAGCCTTCCATTCTTACTACATGGCCTCCATCGCTCCCGCCCTGCTGGCTGCTCTCAAGAGG GTGATCAAGGAGCCTAAGCTGAGGTCTGCCAGGTGGATCAGTACATCTATCCCCCAGAAGGACTGGGATAGCCCGCTGGCTCTGTACTCCTCAGCAGAGTACCATTGTAATAACCTGGTCAGCCCTGTCCTCTTCCAGGAGGGCCTGAGCCTGGTGCCTGATAACGCTGTGGTTGTGGAGATAGCACCACACGCTCTGCTGCAG GCGATCCTGAAGCGCAGCCTGAAGCCCACATGTTCCATCCTGCCCTTGATGAGGAGAGGCCATGCCAACAACCTGGagttcttcctctctcacatcggCAAGGTCTACATGAACGG GATCAACGTGGACAGTAAGCAGCTGTACCCGCCCGTGGAGTACCCGGTGCCCGRGGGCACCCCTCTGATCTCCCCCCTGGTGCAGTGGGACCACACCCAGACCTGGGACGTACCCAAGGCTGAGGACTTCCCTGCTGGTTCTGGAGGATCCACCTCGGCTACCATCTATAACATTG ACATGAACCCAGAGTCCCCAGACTACTATATGATTGGCCACTGCATCGATGGGCGTGTCTTGTACCCGGCCACGGGTTATCTGGTGCTAGCCTGGAGGACCCTGGTAAGGAGCCTGGGAGTTGTCATGGAAACCACTCCTGTCACCTTCGAGGACGTCACCATCCACAGGGCCACCATCTTACCCAAGActggtgagagagggatggagaagggatGGATGAAGGCAGGGGAGGA TCGGTTTGAGGTCTCTGAGAACGGCAACCTGGCTGTCAGCG GCAAGGTGAGCATTCTGGAGGACTCTGCTCTGGACTCATTTCGCTCTCAGATCGGTAAGCCTGTCGCCGGGgacgacaatgaccccaaactgCGCCTGACGGCCCATGACATCTACAAGGAACTCCGTCTCCGCGGTTACGACTACGGCAAGACCTTCCAGGGCATCCTGGAATCCAACAACgcag GTGACAGTGGGAAGCTGCAGTGGACCGGTAACTGGGTGACCTTACTGGACACCATGCTGCAGATGATCGTGGTTGGCCTATCAGGACGCAGCCTTCGCCTGCCCACGCGGAtccgctctgtgtgtgtggaccccaACATCCACCAGGAGAGGGTCACTGACTATGCAGAGGGGAAGAAAG CGGTGGACGTCCACGTCAGCCGTTGCCTTGACAACATTGTGGCGGGTGGAGTCCAGATCTGCGGCCTGCACGCCACGGTAGCGCCGCGTCGTCAGCAGCAACAGAGCCCTCCCACCCTGGAGGAATTTGTGTTCGTTCCCTACCTGGAGACAGAATGCCTGTCAGCCAATGACAAACTAGGAGACCAACTAAAGAACTGCAAAG GTCTGATCCACCAGCTGCAGAAGAAGCTGGCTCCTCAGGGCGTCAAGCTCTCCATCCCTGGTCTAGAGGGGGTGTCTGGCCCTGCTGTACCCAGCCCAGAGCCCTCTGAGCCTGGCTTGCTGCGGCTGCTGTCCCTGCTGTGCGGTCTGGAGCTGAACGGTAACCTGCGGTCAGAGCTGGAGCAGACTGTTGAGAAGGAGAGGGGTTGTCTCCTCCAGGACTCCCTGCTACATGGCCTGCTGGACYGCCCAGCCCTCAGAcactgcctggacacagccctggAGAACACTACCCCCGGGAAGATCACAGTCCTGGAG gCTCTCTCCAGCGACGGTCGTCTCTTCTCCCGCGTTGTGCCCCTCCTCAACATTCAGCCCATGCTCCGCCTTGACTATGTCGCCACGGCAATGACCCTCGACCTCCTGACCCCCCATCAGACCACCCTGGATGCCCTGGGAGTCACAGCGGCGCAGTGGGACCCCCACCAGGGCCCCGTGCCCGGGGGTGCAGTCGGAGGGGCTGACCTGGTGGTGTGTAACCACGCCTGGGGGCCCCTGGGGGCCAGGGCAGAGGTGGTGGTGGAGAACCTGGCCTCTGGTGCCAAAGAAGGGGGCTTTGTGATGCTCCACACCCTACTGAAGGGAGAGACGCTGGCGGAGACGGTGGCCTTCCTCACCTCCAAGGACAGCAAGGCCAACCATCAGAGACTGTTCTCGCAG GCTGAGTGGGAGAAGGTGTTCTCTGATGCGTCTCTCAAATTGGTGGCTGTTAGGAAGTCCGTCTATGGCTCTGCCCTATTCCTGTGTCGCCGTCGGTTACCCAGCAAACAGCCCATCTTCCTGCCTGTGGACAGCATGGACTACCAGTGGGTGGACACACTCAAG gcGACGCTGGCTGAGCCCTCGGACTCTCCGGTCTGGCTGACTGCTACCCAGACCCACTCTGGGGTGGTGGGCATGGTCAACTGTCTACGCCAGGAGCCTGGTGGCAACCGCATACG gtgtgcaTTTGTGTCCAACCTGTGTGAGTCCACTGTGGCGCCCACCCTGCAGCCTACCCATAGTTCCATGAGGTCTGTGCTGGAGGGAGACCTGTGTATGAACGTGTTCAGGGATGGACACTGGGGAATGTTCAGACACCAGCTCATCTCTCAGG ATCTGAGTGAGGAGTTGACAGAGCAGGCGTACGTTAACGTGTTGACCCGGGGTGACCTCTCCTCCCTGCGTTGGATCGCCTCGCCCCTCCGTCATTTTGTGGCGAGCAGCCCCCACGTGCAGCTGTGTCGCGTCTACTACAGCGCCCTCAACTTCAGAGACATCATGCTGGCCACCGGGAAGCTGCCACCGGACGCCATCCCAG gTGACCTGGCCCTGCAGCAGTGCATGTTGGGTATGGAGTTCTCAGGTCGTGACCCTAGCGGTAGGCGTGTGATGGGGCTGTTACCTGCTAAAGGCCTGGCCACCTGCGTCGACGCTGACACACGCTTCCTCTGGGATGTCCCAGACAGCTG GACCCTGGAGCAGGCCGCGTCGGTGCCAGTGGTCTATGCTACAGCCTACTACTCGCTGGTGGTGCGAGGCAGGCTCCGCCCAGGCGAGAGTGTTCTCATCCACTCAGGGTCAGGGGGCGTTGGCCAGGCTGCCATCGCCATCGCACTCAGTCAGCGCTGTAGGGTTTTCACTACTGTTG GTTCAGCAGAGAAGCGTGCCTACCTACAGGAGCGTTTCCCCCAGCTCACCGCTGAGTCCTTCGGCAACTCTAGAGACGCCACCTTCGAACAGCACGTCCTGCTACACACACAGGGAAAAG GAGTGAACATGGTGTTGAACTCCCTGGCTGAGGAGAAACTGCAGGCCAGTCTTCGCTGTCTGGCCCGACACGGACGCTTCCTGGAGATCGGCAAATACGACCTATCCAACAACTCCCCTCTGG GAATGGCTCTCTTCCTGAAGAACGTGGCGTTCCACGGAATCCTACTGGACGCCCTGTTTGAGGAGGGGAACAGGGAGTGGGAGGAGGTGTCCCAGCTGCTGAAGGAAGGCATTGTGGGAGGTGTAGTCAAGCCCCTGAGGACTACAGTGTTTGAGAGAGACCAGGTGGAGGAGGCCTTCAGATACATGGCCCAGGGAAAACACATCGGCAAAGTCCAGCTGCAG GTGCGTTCTGAGGAGATGGGTAATGGTACCCAGGCGGTGGGCTCGCCCCTCTCCCTCCCCGCCATCTGCCGTACCTTCTGCCCCGCCTCCCACTCTTACATCATCACCGGGGGACTGGGTGGCTTCGGGCTGGAGCTCGCCCATTGGCTGACYGAGAGGGGCGCCCGCAAACTGGTGCTCACCTCCAGATCGGGCATCCGCAACG GTTACCAGGCCAAGCGTGTGCGTGAGTGGCAGGGGATGGGCGTGCAGGTGCTGGTGTCCACCAGTGACGTCAGCACCCAGGAGGGGGCAGAGCAACTCATTAACGAGGCCTGCAGGTTGGGGCCTGTGGGAGGAGTCTTTCACCTTGCCATG gTGTTGAAGGATGGTATGCTAGAGAATCTGACTCCTCAGCTGTTCCTGGATGTCAACAAACCCAAATACAACGGCACCCTCCACCTAGACAA TGTGACCAGAAAGATGTGTCCAGACCTCAGTTACTTCGTAGCCTTCTCCTCTGTGAGCTGCGGCCGCGGCAACGCCGGCCAAAGTAACTATGGTTACGCCAACTCCGCCATGGAGCGCGTGTGTGAGCAGCGGCTCCACGACGGCCTGCCTGGATTGGCTGTCCAGTGGGGCGCCATTGGTGACGTGGGCGTTGTCCTGGAGACCATGGGCGGTAATGacgtggtggtgggtgggactcTCCCGCAGcgcatcacttcctgtttggaggtGCTGGACCGCTTCCTGTGCGAGCGGCGTCCGGTGATGTCGAGCTTCGTGCTGGCAGAGAGGAGCGTGGTGAAGAGCGaaggaacaggacagagagacctGGTGGAGGCTGTTGCTCATATACTGG gtgTACGTGATGTCAGCAGCCTGAACGCTGACGCCTCATTGGCTGATCTCGGTCTGGACTCTCTGATGGGCGTGGAAGTGCGTCAGACACTGGAGCGCGACTACGACATTGTCATGGCGATGAGGGAGATCCGACAGCTCACCATCAACAAGCTCAGAGAGCTGTCAAGCCAACCGGCAGgaacagcag AGTCCCGTCAGTCTCCAGTGAAGAAGGGAGGTGTGCGTTCTCTGTTGGAGTCGGACCTCAGTTTGATGCTGGTCAACCCAGACAGCCCCACGGTCTCACGTCTCAACGAGGTGCAGAGTGTTGAGCGCCCGCTGTTCCTGGTCCACCCTATAGAGGGCTCCATCGCTGCCTTCCGAACGCTCACCGCCAAGCTCAGTGTTCCCTGCTACGGCCTGCAGTGCACTAAAG CTGCTCCTTTGGACAGTATCCAGTCTCTGGCTGCATACTATGTGGAGTGTATATCTCAG GTGCAATCAGAGGGTCCGTACGG TCGCCGATACTCCTTTGGAGCCTGCGTGGCGTTTGAGATGTGTTCTCAGCTGCAGGCACAGGGTAGGACCGTAGAGTACCTCTTCCTTTTCGACGGATCACACTCCTACGTCGCCGCTTACACACAG AGCTACAAATCCAAGCTGACCCCTGGTAAAGAGTCAGAGGCAGAGACTGAAGCTATGTGTGCCTTCATCCAGCAGTTTACTGGCATCGAGTACAGCAAG TTGTTGGagaccctcctccctctgtctgatCTGAAAGCCCGTGTCAACATGGCGGTGGACCTCATCACCTCCAGCCATAAGAACGTCAGTAAAGACTCCCTGCGATTCGCCGCCGCCTCATTCTACTACAAACTCAAGGCTGCCGACGGTTACGTCCCGGCAACCAAATACCATGGCAACGTCACCCTGCTCCGCGCCAAGGCCAGCAGCGACTACGGAGACAACCTGGGGGCCGACTACAAACTGAACGAG GTGTGTGATGGTAAGGTGTCGGTTCACGTCATCGAGGGAGACCACCGCAGCTTCCTGGAAGGAGAGGGGGTTGAGTCTATCAGGAGCATCATCCACAGCTCATTGGCCGAGCCACGCATCAGTGCCCGAGAGGGTTAG